Proteins from a genomic interval of Candidatus Thermoplasmatota archaeon:
- a CDS encoding protein translocase SEC61 complex subunit gamma, which translates to MSKAIDRAWEIQYKIEKKTERLGKGKYGRVLKMARNPESEEYIKTSQMAVIGIAIIGIIGFAIYLLAAKVAPWIGDLIGL; encoded by the coding sequence ATGAGCAAAGCAATAGATAGAGCATGGGAAATCCAGTATAAAATAGAGAAAAAGACAGAGAGATTGGGAAAGGGGAAATATGGCCGCGTTCTTAAAATGGCCAGAAATCCTGAAAGTGAGGAATATATCAAAACTTCACAGATGGCAGTCATAGGAATTGCAATTATAGGGATAATAGGTTTCGCGATATATTTACTGGCTGCAAAGGTTGCACCGTGGATAGGAGATTTAATAGGGCTTTGA
- a CDS encoding PH domain-containing protein, whose product MKINLLENETIERKLTPHPLSFVNLHLLWFIPLIWGFFLLWLFNSAYWDGIGIVVTTFIWMAGIALFGIIASLSFVRWRIFFSFVAIIILGLIISWDWKLWDNTHLFLPLYTIFIFILGLPLVEIYRRSHRYVITDLRILLRGGIVRVKERSLRYEKITDIDASQGIIGKIFGFGDIIPITPSGFGLGQDEVFAGGGVEAKKKVGIFGFAGGGKGINTPRTRSYYELHGVHPYRGIRELLENLVQRNSVAPYQREQLEIQKEILDSLRRKEE is encoded by the coding sequence GTGAAGATAAACCTATTAGAAAACGAAACAATAGAAAGAAAGCTCACTCCTCATCCACTGTCGTTTGTAAATTTGCATCTTTTGTGGTTCATTCCTTTGATCTGGGGATTTTTTCTTTTATGGCTTTTTAATTCTGCTTACTGGGACGGTATTGGCATCGTGGTCACAACTTTTATATGGATGGCGGGCATTGCACTTTTTGGAATAATAGCATCACTATCTTTTGTAAGGTGGAGAATATTTTTTTCATTTGTGGCCATTATTATTTTGGGCTTGATAATATCATGGGACTGGAAGCTTTGGGATAATACACATCTCTTTCTCCCGCTGTATACCATTTTCATTTTTATCCTTGGACTGCCTTTAGTTGAGATATATCGCCGTTCTCATAGGTATGTTATCACCGACCTCAGGATTCTGTTGAGGGGCGGCATAGTAAGAGTAAAGGAGAGAAGCTTAAGGTATGAAAAGATAACCGATATCGATGCTTCTCAGGGAATCATTGGAAAAATATTTGGATTTGGAGATATAATACCGATAACACCGTCCGGTTTCGGACTCGGACAGGATGAGGTGTTTGCGGGCGGCGGCGTAGAAGCGAAAAAAAAGGTGGGCATCTTTGGATTTGCAGGGGGTGGCAAGGGCATAAATACTCCTAGGACGAGGAGCTACTATGAACTCCACGGGGTGCATCCGTACAGGGGAATAAGAGAATTACTCGAGAATCTCGTTCAGCGGAATTCAGTGGCACCATACCAGCGAGAGCAATTAGAAATACAAAAGGAAATTTTGGATTCATTGAGAAGAAAGGAAGAATGA
- a CDS encoding methyltransferase domain-containing protein — MNILFELSGEHPSLPLAEAKACMAAYGLNFGEIKKNSIFIVDVETNMDKIREIAGRLALSYTVNEVIAQGTVTEVEEKISKIDFGVGKSFGISGRRFGDGTSISLLKNNIGGVIKREKKLNVDLENPDIEITIFADKEIYLCKKIASINRKKFEGRRSQYRPFSPPISIHPRIAMALVNLSGIKRGETLLDPFCGTGGILIEAGLIGAKVVGIDIKKNIIEGCRKNLEHYGIESYTLYNADATEIAINNVDAIVSDLPYGRSTYIGDDIDKLYEKAFIKMKNWLKQGGIAVVGVPHKKFIDVGNKYLHLEEIHPMRIHRSLTRYFCVYRNII, encoded by the coding sequence ATGAATATATTATTTGAGTTATCTGGAGAACATCCATCCCTTCCGTTGGCTGAAGCAAAGGCCTGCATGGCTGCATATGGCTTAAATTTTGGTGAAATAAAAAAGAACAGTATATTTATTGTAGATGTAGAAACAAATATGGATAAAATCAGGGAAATTGCTGGGCGGCTTGCTCTCTCATACACTGTTAATGAAGTTATAGCCCAGGGAACTGTAACCGAAGTAGAAGAAAAAATAAGTAAAATCGATTTTGGAGTGGGAAAAAGTTTTGGCATAAGTGGGAGAAGGTTCGGGGACGGAACGAGTATCTCTCTCCTAAAAAATAACATCGGTGGCGTTATAAAAAGGGAAAAAAAATTGAATGTTGATCTGGAAAATCCGGATATCGAGATAACCATATTTGCCGACAAAGAGATATATCTGTGTAAAAAAATAGCAAGTATCAATAGAAAAAAATTTGAAGGAAGGCGGTCCCAGTATAGGCCTTTCTCTCCCCCAATTTCTATCCACCCGAGAATTGCAATGGCACTTGTAAACCTGTCTGGTATTAAAAGAGGGGAGACACTTCTTGACCCCTTTTGTGGAACGGGGGGTATATTGATAGAGGCAGGACTGATAGGGGCAAAGGTTGTCGGTATAGACATTAAAAAGAATATAATCGAGGGCTGCAGAAAAAATTTGGAACATTACGGTATTGAGAGCTATACACTTTACAATGCGGATGCAACTGAAATAGCAATAAATAATGTGGATGCGATAGTATCGGACCTACCGTACGGGAGGTCTACTTACATCGGCGATGATATTGACAAACTTTATGAAAAAGCATTCATTAAAATGAAAAACTGGTTAAAACAGGGAGGCATTGCAGTTGTAGGGGTGCCCCATAAAAAGTTTATAGACGTTGGAAATAAATATCTCCATCTCGAGGAAATTCATCCTATGAGAATCCACAGAAGTTTGACTAGGTATTTCTGCGTATATAGAAACATTATATGA
- a CDS encoding PKD domain-containing protein, with the protein MKMESKINIKRETMKENRIGGWKTTLLLTTFLVVGLCFGGVQSLSSYSDVSANPEPAVTIAIMPAEERVPVRATVTVNITIDSAEPLTGVQIDVVFNPDILNATDVINGGMFDTWGPDMGFNWAIDNENGTIKSIVAFNFEGTATNGVFATIKFETIEAGISTINFSNIKLTDASYPPQQVPQEDIAANPGVVSTITILEILPSGQTGSINEDISVDVTLNPAEPIKSLQFDITFNQSIINAVNVSDGGLFDQWDWINKMEIDNNTGTIRNISAINLEDNVTDEPGIFATITFRAIGSGASFVNISNVVIVNSSFEEITPSIINATITIDSEPPTIQDLTSNVATTGDSFTLNADVTDNIEVSAVYVEYWYGTGEHTNVSMEKSGDNYIKVITIDHTLQPLHYIISAVDTSSNWDSTGTKDVTISDNDKPQYTSVAEPTSGTTGESVLVSFTANDNIDVTYYKINVSGTLHDMTKDGDYYNYTIDIPSNSVANIVYNCIFKDAAGNENTTPDRTITVSDNDPPTVAITSGPSGTIDTSTSTFSWSGSDNVGGLQYRYKLTGSWSSWSSAKTKTFGGLSDDSYTFYVEARDGAGNPSSTRTRSFTVDTNEEPVADFSYTPLNPTDLDTITFDASDSDDPDGDIVNYTWDFGDENVSYGKKPTHKYDDNGTYTVTLTVKDDKGATDTCSQAIEIANEPPTAYFTYLPDKPKVNKEITFTDTSTDDDGTITNYTWDFGDGNISYEQNPTHKYDADGTYTATLTITDNDNATDVTSLDIPVEKEPSFILPIIAIIILAIIAIAVVIIWRRRTTKQE; encoded by the coding sequence GTAAATATCACCATAGACTCAGCAGAGCCGCTTACAGGAGTGCAGATCGATGTTGTGTTCAACCCCGATATCCTAAATGCCACTGATGTTATCAACGGAGGAATGTTTGATACATGGGGGCCTGATATGGGATTTAACTGGGCAATCGATAACGAAAACGGTACAATAAAAAGTATTGTTGCGTTTAACTTTGAGGGGACTGCAACCAACGGTGTATTTGCAACTATCAAATTTGAAACAATTGAAGCAGGAATATCAACTATAAATTTCTCCAATATAAAGTTAACAGATGCATCTTACCCCCCCCAGCAAGTGCCACAGGAAGACATTGCGGCAAATCCCGGAGTTGTCTCTACTATTACTATTTTGGAGATATTGCCTTCCGGTCAAACTGGAAGTATAAACGAAGATATATCAGTTGATGTTACTCTAAATCCTGCCGAGCCAATAAAGAGTTTGCAATTCGACATAACATTCAACCAGTCAATCATAAACGCAGTTAATGTATCTGACGGAGGGTTGTTTGACCAATGGGATTGGATTAACAAAATGGAGATAGACAATAATACTGGTACGATCAGAAATATATCTGCAATAAATCTCGAGGATAATGTTACAGATGAACCCGGAATTTTTGCAACCATAACCTTCAGAGCAATCGGATCAGGAGCATCATTTGTAAACATTTCCAATGTAGTAATAGTGAATTCTTCGTTTGAAGAAATCACTCCTTCTATAATCAATGCAACAATAACTATTGATAGCGAACCGCCAACTATACAAGATTTAACTTCTAATGTTGCAACAACTGGCGATAGCTTTACATTGAATGCCGATGTGACGGACAACATAGAAGTTTCAGCTGTTTATGTTGAATACTGGTATGGCACCGGCGAGCATACCAACGTGAGCATGGAAAAGAGCGGTGACAATTACATAAAAGTCATTACCATTGACCATACGCTCCAGCCATTGCATTACATCATCTCTGCTGTTGATACTTCCAGTAACTGGGATAGCACTGGAACAAAAGATGTTACTATTTCTGATAATGATAAGCCACAATACACATCTGTTGCTGAGCCAACAAGCGGAACCACTGGAGAATCTGTATTAGTCAGCTTTACTGCCAACGATAATATTGATGTTACATATTACAAAATCAATGTATCTGGAACTCTCCATGATATGACAAAAGATGGAGATTATTACAACTACACAATAGATATCCCGTCTAATTCAGTAGCCAATATCGTTTATAACTGCATATTCAAAGATGCTGCTGGTAATGAGAATACTACTCCAGATAGAACAATAACAGTTTCTGATAACGATCCCCCAACAGTGGCCATCACGAGCGGACCGAGCGGAACTATTGATACCAGCACTTCCACGTTTTCATGGAGCGGCTCAGATAATGTCGGTGGACTGCAGTATCGCTACAAACTGACCGGTAGCTGGTCGTCGTGGTCGTCAGCTAAAACCAAGACGTTTGGCGGTTTAAGTGATGACAGCTATACATTTTACGTGGAGGCTAGAGATGGGGCAGGGAATCCATCGTCCACTCGTACTCGATCGTTTACTGTAGACACAAATGAAGAGCCGGTAGCAGATTTTTCATATACCCCATTAAATCCGACGGACCTTGACACAATAACTTTTGATGCATCTGATTCTGATGATCCCGATGGCGATATTGTCAATTACACCTGGGATTTCGGTGATGAAAATGTAAGCTATGGGAAGAAACCAACGCATAAATACGACGACAACGGAACTTATACCGTTACACTTACGGTCAAGGATGATAAGGGTGCAACAGACACTTGTTCACAGGCAATAGAGATTGCAAATGAGCCGCCTACGGCATACTTTACCTATCTGCCAGATAAGCCAAAAGTAAATAAAGAAATTACATTTACAGATACTTCGACAGACGACGACGGCACAATAACAAATTATACATGGGACTTCGGAGACGGCAATATCAGTTATGAGCAGAACCCAACTCATAAATACGATGCGGACGGGACATACACGGCGACATTAACCATTACAGACAATGACAATGCGACAGATGTAACGTCGCTTGATATACCTGTTGAGAAAGAACCCAGCTTTATATTGCCCATAATTGCGATAATAATTCTGGCAATCATAGCAATAGCAGTGGTTATCATCTGGCGCCGCAGAACCACGAAGCAGGAATAA
- a CDS encoding 50S ribosomal protein L11, giving the protein MAEVVEVLVEGGKASAGPPIGPALGPHGVNVVEVVNKINEVTKEFNGTTVPVKIIINPATRQCEIEVGTPPASALILKRAGIEKGSQDAREKKVGNITMKDVIEIVKMKKESLLGKDTKAKTKEIVGTCVSMGIKVDKKDAKDVEREIEEGKYDSFFD; this is encoded by the coding sequence ATGGCAGAAGTAGTAGAAGTTCTTGTAGAAGGAGGGAAAGCATCAGCCGGTCCGCCCATAGGGCCTGCTCTTGGACCACACGGAGTAAACGTTGTAGAGGTCGTGAATAAGATAAATGAAGTAACGAAAGAGTTTAACGGTACGACGGTACCAGTTAAAATAATCATTAACCCGGCAACAAGGCAGTGCGAAATAGAAGTGGGAACTCCACCTGCATCTGCTCTTATCCTCAAAAGGGCGGGCATCGAAAAGGGTTCACAGGATGCGAGAGAGAAGAAGGTTGGAAACATCACAATGAAAGATGTAATAGAGATTGTAAAGATGAAGAAAGAAAGTTTGCTGGGAAAAGACACGAAAGCAAAGACAAAAGAGATTGTGGGAACATGCGTATCAATGGGCATAAAAGTTGATAAAAAAGATGCAAAAGATGTGGAAAGAGAAATAGAGGAAGGAAAATACGATTCCTTTTTTGACTAG
- a CDS encoding triple tyrosine motif-containing protein, whose product MKKMQKSIFSLIVAILLFVGGFTGAILEVSGSSDTQIGVSPYSQTVSPDETFTVNITIDPAEPIIGAQCSISFNPSVLEVVDMVKGDLFEGFNEFFIDGIVDNINGTIKAIANMIFGLGNVSTAGTFATITFRAKSAGTSPVDFIMGTAENPSTLVIGTEYQTIIPSPNNGTVTVTADNTPPTTTITSGPSGTINYNDVTFEWTGSDDITSTANLVYSYKLEGYDGSWSAWVSDTSRTYNDLPNGGYTFKVKARDEAGNEDQTPAQRSFTVETGEDTIPPEISDILVTPPVQEAGKTVKISATVIDNVALADVFLDIEYPDASHYNFSIKQNVTGHTYYCEKSYTQLGTYNFTIYAVDDASNGNASAIHSFQIQDTTPPEISGITANPFQASPGHRINVSATVTDNVGIADVFLNISYPDASHYNFSIKQNVTGHTYYCEKSYTQLGTYNFTIYAIDDASNGNASAIHSFHIKDTTPPVVEALYPNGKENVSGVVTIKWNATDNHDPANLLKATIKYSVDGGVSWQTMVANAENTGEYQWNTADLEDGHNYLIKISVKDSSNNQGTDTSNSTFTLDNTPPSLSLQKPRRNHLYLFDREVMPILRPKAIVIGKITVTANVSDATSGVNKVEFFVDNVSKNIDSEAPYEWEWDETVFCSHTLKVTAYDNAGNSASSEVDVKVYNI is encoded by the coding sequence ATGAAAAAAATGCAAAAGAGCATATTCAGTTTGATTGTAGCAATCCTCCTTTTTGTTGGGGGCTTTACTGGAGCAATTTTAGAAGTTAGCGGTTCTTCGGATACTCAAATTGGTGTTTCGCCATACAGCCAGACTGTATCTCCTGATGAAACTTTTACCGTAAATATAACCATAGACCCGGCGGAGCCGATAATAGGTGCACAGTGCTCTATAAGCTTCAATCCATCTGTTTTAGAAGTGGTAGATATGGTAAAGGGGGATTTATTTGAGGGTTTCAATGAATTTTTTATAGATGGAATCGTAGATAATATAAATGGCACTATCAAAGCCATAGCAAACATGATATTCGGTCTGGGCAATGTATCGACTGCAGGAACGTTTGCAACAATAACGTTCAGAGCAAAATCAGCAGGCACATCACCAGTAGATTTTATTATGGGAACAGCTGAAAATCCTTCTACACTGGTTATCGGGACAGAGTATCAAACAATCATTCCTTCCCCGAATAATGGAACTGTAACGGTAACAGCTGACAATACGCCACCAACAACAACTATAACCAGTGGCCCAAGTGGAACTATAAATTATAATGATGTAACATTTGAATGGACTGGTTCTGATGATATAACTTCAACAGCCAATCTAGTTTATTCATACAAGCTAGAGGGATATGATGGTTCGTGGTCCGCATGGGTTTCTGATACCAGTAGAACATATAATGATTTGCCAAACGGTGGATATACATTCAAAGTAAAAGCCAGAGATGAGGCAGGGAATGAGGATCAAACGCCTGCACAAAGATCGTTTACTGTTGAAACTGGAGAGGACACTATTCCTCCAGAAATATCGGACATTCTGGTAACTCCTCCAGTGCAGGAAGCTGGAAAAACAGTCAAAATTTCTGCGACAGTAATTGACAATGTTGCATTGGCAGATGTATTCCTTGACATAGAGTATCCAGATGCAAGCCATTATAATTTCTCTATAAAACAGAATGTGACGGGTCATACTTATTATTGTGAGAAATCATATACGCAGTTGGGCACATACAATTTCACCATATATGCTGTCGATGACGCCAGTAATGGCAATGCATCGGCCATTCATTCATTTCAGATACAGGATACAACACCCCCGGAAATATCAGGTATAACGGCAAATCCATTTCAGGCAAGCCCTGGGCACAGGATAAATGTTTCTGCGACAGTAACCGACAATGTTGGGATAGCAGATGTGTTTCTGAACATATCATATCCAGATGCAAGCCATTATAATTTCTCTATAAAACAGAATGTGACGGGTCATACTTATTATTGTGAGAAATCATATACACAGTTGGGCACATACAATTTCACCATATATGCTATCGATGACGCCAGTAATGGCAATGCATCGGCCATTCATTCATTCCATATTAAGGATACAACGCCCCCTGTAGTAGAAGCGCTGTATCCAAATGGAAAGGAAAATGTATCTGGCGTTGTAACTATTAAATGGAATGCCACCGACAATCATGACCCTGCAAATTTACTAAAGGCAACGATAAAATACAGTGTTGATGGTGGGGTTTCTTGGCAGACGATGGTTGCGAATGCAGAAAATACGGGAGAGTATCAATGGAACACTGCCGATCTAGAAGATGGGCATAATTACCTGATAAAAATATCTGTGAAGGACTCTTCGAATAACCAGGGGACAGATACCTCAAATTCTACATTTACTTTAGATAATACACCGCCTTCCTTGTCACTTCAAAAGCCACGACGTAATCACCTGTATCTTTTTGACAGAGAGGTAATGCCAATTTTGCGTCCCAAGGCTATTGTAATTGGGAAAATAACTGTTACTGCAAATGTGAGCGATGCAACATCCGGAGTAAATAAAGTGGAATTCTTCGTGGACAACGTGAGTAAAAATATTGACAGCGAGGCGCCGTACGAATGGGAGTGGGATGAAACAGTATTCTGTTCTCACACGCTAAAAGTTACCGCGTACGATAATGCCGGAAATTCTGCATCCAGCGAGGTAGATGTAAAAGTTTACAATATCTAG
- the ftsZ gene encoding cell division protein FtsZ, which produces MRKIVEEAISRANNESQEIEMNEEELREMEESNRELEEILSGLTTIIKVVGCGGGGTNTIERCVDARVYGAELIALNTDAQHLLHASVPNKILIGKHITKGFGAGSLPQKGKEAAMESEEDIRNKLQGADMVFITCGLGGGTGTGSAPIISKIAREDGSLTIAIVTLPFSVEGRIRRENAEMGLARLREICDTVIVIPNDKLLEVAPRMPLNAAFKMADEILMRSIKGITEMITKPGLINLDFADLKTIMKRGGVAMIGIGESDSENRATNAVTEALSSPLLDVDISDATGALVNVIGGEDMTIKEAEGVVEELYSRINPDASIIWGTSIDKSLKREIKVMLVVTGVKSKQILGPSVEGEIEGSKEHGIDIIR; this is translated from the coding sequence ATGAGAAAAATTGTTGAGGAAGCAATTTCACGTGCTAATAATGAGAGTCAAGAAATAGAAATGAATGAAGAAGAGCTTAGAGAGATGGAGGAGAGCAATAGAGAACTGGAGGAAATACTATCTGGTCTAACCACTATAATAAAAGTTGTGGGGTGCGGAGGAGGAGGGACAAATACAATTGAGAGATGTGTTGATGCAAGAGTATATGGCGCGGAATTGATAGCACTAAATACCGATGCACAGCACCTTCTTCATGCAAGTGTTCCCAATAAAATATTGATAGGGAAGCATATAACAAAGGGCTTCGGAGCGGGCTCACTTCCTCAGAAAGGAAAGGAAGCAGCCATGGAAAGTGAAGAGGATATCAGGAATAAATTACAGGGAGCGGATATGGTATTTATAACATGCGGCCTAGGAGGGGGAACAGGTACGGGCTCAGCCCCAATCATATCAAAGATTGCAAGAGAGGACGGGTCACTAACTATTGCTATAGTAACTCTGCCGTTCAGTGTTGAAGGCCGCATACGGAGAGAAAATGCAGAAATGGGACTGGCAAGACTCAGGGAGATATGTGATACTGTTATTGTAATCCCAAATGACAAATTACTCGAGGTTGCTCCCAGGATGCCGCTGAATGCAGCATTCAAGATGGCAGATGAAATACTCATGAGAAGCATAAAGGGAATAACAGAGATGATAACAAAACCTGGCCTGATAAATCTGGATTTTGCGGATTTAAAGACAATAATGAAGAGGGGCGGAGTTGCGATGATAGGCATCGGAGAATCGGACAGCGAGAACAGGGCAACAAATGCTGTAACAGAAGCTCTCTCCTCACCATTACTTGATGTCGATATAAGCGATGCAACCGGAGCGTTGGTAAATGTTATAGGAGGAGAAGATATGACGATAAAAGAAGCGGAAGGCGTGGTAGAGGAGTTGTATTCAAGAATAAATCCTGATGCTTCAATAATATGGGGAACTTCAATAGATAAAAGCTTAAAAAGAGAGATAAAAGTCATGCTCGTGGTGACCGGCGTGAAATCCAAACAAATACTCGGACCGTCAGTAGAAGGAGAAATTGAAGGCAGCAAAGAACATGGAATAGATATTATACGGTAA
- a CDS encoding transcription elongation factor Spt5, which yields MEEDTKIFVVKTQVGQEENVSNMLYKMVKKEGGDVASILAPRELRGYIFVESYDSDVIKKTIRHMKYARDILEEDVPFEEIEHFLFPPSAVANVEEGNIIELISGPFKGEKAKVTRIDDAKEEITVELLEAMVPIPITVRGEQVRVLKKKEE from the coding sequence ATGGAAGAAGATACAAAAATTTTTGTTGTGAAAACACAGGTAGGACAGGAGGAGAACGTATCCAACATGCTTTATAAAATGGTAAAGAAAGAAGGAGGAGATGTTGCTTCGATACTTGCGCCAAGAGAACTGAGAGGGTACATATTTGTCGAAAGTTATGATTCTGACGTAATAAAAAAGACAATAAGGCATATGAAATATGCTAGAGACATTTTAGAGGAAGATGTACCGTTTGAGGAGATAGAACATTTCCTGTTCCCGCCTTCTGCGGTTGCCAATGTTGAAGAAGGAAATATCATCGAGTTGATATCTGGCCCCTTCAAGGGAGAAAAGGCAAAAGTAACAAGGATAGATGATGCAAAAGAAGAGATAACAGTTGAATTGCTGGAAGCGATGGTCCCAATCCCAATAACGGTCAGAGGAGAACAGGTAAGAGTATTGAAAAAGAAGGAGGAATAA